In Nitrososphaerota archaeon, the genomic window TCGCTCCATCCTGGTGGCCGTAAAGCTACCAAGACGCTTCTTGATAGCCTCGAAGTTGTTGCAGACGATAAATTGTTAGATGTTGGGTGCGGAACTGGTAGGGATTTGGTAGAACTGGTTCAAGACAAGCGATGCCGGGCAGTAGGGATAGACCGCAGCGAAAAGATGGTCAGAATGGCACAAAAGAGAGTCAAAAAACAAAACATGCAAGATAGAATCACAATACTGAAGGGAGACATCCAAAACCTTCCGTTTACTAATTCATGCTTTGATATAGTATATTCACAATCCGTTTTGTTGCAGGTCGACAAAATCAGGGCGATAGAAGAACTTGCGAGGGTGCTAAAAACAGGAGGAAGGTACGGCTCGTTGGAATTTGCATGGAGTGATGAGTCAGATAAATCTCTGATGCAAAGGATAACTGAGCTCACGGGCGAACATTTTGGCCCGCTAAACCACGAAGAGTGGAAAAACACTCACGGTAAAGCAGGGCTGAAGGAATATTATTCGTTTTTTACAAAAAAGTCCGTGGTACCCTATCCATTAAGCGAAATCATAGCCACTGAAGGGTTGATGAACACCCTGATAGGCGCACTACGGTTCGCAACTCTACCATCAAAGACTCGAAAAAGGATAAGGCACCAGACACAGTATATGCGATGGATAAAGGAAAGCGGAAAACTAGGTTACGCGATATACTGCTACAGAAAATAATCGCAAGCCATATATCCTATTACCACTGATTAGTAGTTTATGCAGACCAATTCAAAACTTGCCGCGTCAATAATCGTCACAACTCTTGTAGTTTCGCTGGTCTGGTATGCCGCTATACCCACGCTTACACCAAAGTCTGCTCAAGAGGTTCCTGTACCGGGACCAGAGCAGATCAGAATGATAAAAATTGGAGGAACGTTGCCTCTTTCAGGACAGTTTTCACCAGTAGCAGGAACATTCAACAAGCTGTATGGCGCTTGGGCAGACCAAATCAACGCCAGAGGCGGCTTGTATGTGGCGGAATACAACAAAAGATTACCAGTTCAAGTAATAGTATATGATGATCAAAGCGATGCCGCAACAGCAACACGGCTCTATGAAAAATTGATCTCGGAAGACAAAGTTGACATTTTAATTGGTCCTTATTCAAGCACTCTCACCGTTCCGCTCGTTGCTGTAGCTACAAGAAACAGCATCCCTCTAGTTGCAACTTCTGCAGGAGCTCCTCCCATATTCAACCAGGGATCTGACTGGGTCTTCGTCGGGATTGATCTAATTACCAACTGGCCAAAGACATATTTTGACATGGTGAGGGCAAAAGGACTGGCCAAGACTATTGGGTTTGTTGCTACCGATGAACCTTTCGGCCAAGGTATCCTTGCAGGTGGCAAGACGTTCGCTCCTTCAGCAGGGCTCACAACAGTTAGCGAAAATATCGTACCAGTGGGTACTAAGGATTTCACCGCAACAATAGCTAAGCTCAAGGGAACAAACCCTGACATTGTTTTTGTGGCAGCACTAGCTCCTGATGCAGCAACCTTCGTTAAGCAGGCGAAGGAGCAAGGGTTGAAGCCAAGAGAATTTCACGTGCCTCAGCTGGTAAAAGGTTTCATCGAATCCGTTGGAATTGACTCTGCAAATTATGTTACTGGAGAATGGTACTGGACTGAGGACATCCCACTAGGGGGTGTCTGGGGCAAAGAGTTGTTCACTAGCGCAATGGCAAAAGCAGGCATCGCAAATGTGGACTATCCATGGGCAGCAGTGCATTACTATGGTTTAGAGATAATCGGAGCTGCAATCGAACGCACAGGTACACTCGATAAAGTAAAATTGCGGGATGGACTGAAGAATTTATCAATTCCAACGATTAGTGGGGAGGTTCACTTCAAGAGCTTCGGCAACTTCAAAGGTGTAGGAACACTGGTGCCGTTCCCTGTGCAGATGCAAAATGGCAGGGTTGTTGTAGTCTGGCCTGCAGAAATCAAGAAATCCGACTATGTGTATCCCGCGCCTTAAGCAATGACAATTGCTCCCCTTGCAGAGCTCTTAATTTTCGGCATTCTCTTAGG contains:
- a CDS encoding methyltransferase domain-containing protein; amino-acid sequence: MNSHEVSFLELVASLDIASLHPGGRKATKTLLDSLEVVADDKLLDVGCGTGRDLVELVQDKRCRAVGIDRSEKMVRMAQKRVKKQNMQDRITILKGDIQNLPFTNSCFDIVYSQSVLLQVDKIRAIEELARVLKTGGRYGSLEFAWSDESDKSLMQRITELTGEHFGPLNHEEWKNTHGKAGLKEYYSFFTKKSVVPYPLSEIIATEGLMNTLIGALRFATLPSKTRKRIRHQTQYMRWIKESGKLGYAIYCYRK